Part of the Roseobacter litoralis Och 149 genome, AGGTCTGTCCCTTTTGCGCAGTTCGATCGGTGCGAATGTGTCGGATTGACGTATCTCAAGGTGACCCTCTTTCACAAGCTCAAGGGATGCCGCAAAGGTCGCGGCAGTCGCGGACCTGCGGCGCACCGGGTCGAGTTCCCACCCTTCGGGCAGATAGCTTGAGATATCCGTCCAGTCGCCCGCATAGCCCATCAGACCGCGCATGCGTTCCAACGCCTGCTCCATCGTGAAGACAGCATCGCGGTCCATGACAAACGGGCGAAATTCATCACGCGTCCGAATACGGGCATAGCCCTGCATCAGGTCCAGCAATGTGGCGGTATATTGGATGTTGCGGGTGCGGGTGACCTCGTGGGTCTGGCCGCGCGCAAAGAAATCACGCCCAAGCCGGTCGCGCCCCATCAACCGTGCGGCGGCATCACGCATCGCCTGCAACCGCTCAAGCTGGAAGGCAAGATGCGCTGCAAGCTCTTCGCCGCTTGGCCCCTCTTCGGTCGGGTCAGGGGGCAAAAGCAGGCGAGACTTGAGAAAGGCAAGCCATGCGGCCATCACCAGATAATCCGCTGCCAGTTCAAGGCGCAGCGCCTTGGCGCGTTCCACAAAAGTCAGATATTGTTTGGCCAGTGCAAGGACGGAAATTTTGCGCAGGTCTACTTTTTGCGTCCGGCTCAGCGTCAACAAAACGTCCAGTGGACCCTCAAAACCTTCTACATCCACGATGAGTGCTTCGGCGGCCATGCGATCGGCAACAGACAGCTTGTCCTCTTCGAAGGGAATTTCAGCCATGCCCGATATCGACTTTCACGCCTTATTCAACAGCGCCTCAAGCTGAGCCTGCGCGGCCGGAATGTCAATATCATCAGGGGCGATCCGCACATTCAGGGCGCGTAATGCGCGGGTCTGCGCAGCAAAACTCATTTCGCCCGCAGCCTCGGCCACTTC contains:
- a CDS encoding segregation and condensation protein A; this encodes MAEIPFEEDKLSVADRMAAEALIVDVEGFEGPLDVLLTLSRTQKVDLRKISVLALAKQYLTFVERAKALRLELAADYLVMAAWLAFLKSRLLLPPDPTEEGPSGEELAAHLAFQLERLQAMRDAAARLMGRDRLGRDFFARGQTHEVTRTRNIQYTATLLDLMQGYARIRTRDEFRPFVMDRDAVFTMEQALERMRGLMGYAGDWTDISSYLPEGWELDPVRRRSATAATFAASLELVKEGHLEIRQSDTFAPIELRKRDRPQ